From the genome of Nicotiana sylvestris chromosome 2, ASM39365v2, whole genome shotgun sequence, one region includes:
- the LOC138885210 gene encoding uncharacterized protein has product MNTSKELWEALEKKYNIEDACLKKFVVAKFLDYKMIDNKTVGTQVQELQLIFHDLIAEVEEDSKTAEKKSRRNSTIMGANIVEETAPKNKKRKRSSGQTKEQNRKKFKGNCYNYGKVGHKSPDCRLPKKDKKKGQANIVENNDDIDDLCAMLSEYNLVGNQKEWWIDSGATQHVCAVKEAFATYSTAGPEKEISMGNNATAKIEGYGKIFLKMTSGKNGFKCVFVSDKVVVSKNEMYVGKGYLTEGLFKLDVMVVDSMSKISASSYLLESNDLCKDETIEAFKQYKNDVENQLNEKIKMIRSDRGGEYESLLSEICSEYGIIHQTTAPYTPQSNEIAKRKNQKLKEMMNSLLISSELPQITRITSIRVLVALAAVYGLEIHQIDVKTAFVNGELEEEIYMEQPEGFVVPGKEKKVRKLVKSLYGLKQAPKQWHEKFDQTILTNGFKINECDKCVYIKNTPGHEVIVCLYVNDMLIMSKSMTDINAAKCMLACKFDMKDLGVADVILGIRIHKTPQGLALS; this is encoded by the exons ATGAATACTTCAAAAGAATTATGGGAAgcacttgagaagaagtacaatATAGAAGATGCATGCTTGAAGAAGTTCGTGGTTGCCAAGTTTCTAGACTATAAAATGATAGACAACAAAACTGTGGGAACCCAAGTTCAGGAGCTTCAACTTATTTTTCACGACCTTATTGCTGAAG TTGAGGAAGACAGCAAAACAGCCGAGAAGAAGTCTCGTAGAAATTCAACGATCATGGGAGCTAATATTGTTGAGGAGACTGCTCcaaaaaataagaagagaaagagGTCTTCTGGACAGACTAAGGAGCAGAATAGAAAGAAGTTCAAGGGCAACTGCTACAATTATGGAAAAGTTGGTCACAAAAGCCCTGATTGTCGTCTCCCAAAAAAGGATAAGAAGAAGGGACAAGCCAACATAGTAGAGAACAATGATGATATTGATGATCTTTGTGCAATGCTTTCAGAATACAACCTAGTTGGAAATCagaaggagtggtggattgactcTGGAGCCACTCAACATGTTTGTGCTGTCAAAGAAGCATTTGCGACTTACTCTACTGCCGGTCCCGAAAAAGAGATTTCCATGGGAAATAATGCAACAGCCAAGATTGAAGGTTATGGGAAGATATTCCTGAAGATGACTTCCGGCAAG aatggattcaaatgtgtATTTGTTTCTGATAAAGTTGTTGTAAGCAAGAATGAAATGTATGTTGGAAAAGGCTACCTCACAGAGGGACTTTTCAAACTTGATGTAATGGTCGTTGACAGTATGAgtaaaatttcagcttcttcttatttattggagtcaaatgatttatg TAAGGATGAAACAATTGAAGCATTTAAGCAATACAAGAATGACGTAGAGAATCAATTGAATGAAAAGattaaaatgattagaagtgatagaggtggagaatatgaatcTCTGTTATCAGAAATATGTTCAGAATATGGAATTATCCATCAAACTACTGCACCTTACACACCTCAATCCAACGAAATTGCAAAAAggaaaaatcagaaattaaaagAAATGATGAATTCTTTATTAATAAGTTCTGAATTACCACAGA TAACAAGGATAACATCTATTAGGGTGTTAGTGGCGCTAGCGgccgtgtatggtcttgaaatccatCAAATAGATGTTAAAACAGCTTTCGTAAATGGAGAATTGGAGGAAgagatttacatggaacaacctgagggttttgtggttcctggtaaagaaaagaaagtgcGCAAACTTGTTAAATCTctttatggacttaaacaagcacccaaacaatggcatgaaaaatttgaccaaacaatattgacaaatggatttaaaatcaacgagtgtgacaaatgtgtttacattaaaaaCACCCCAGGTCATGAAGTCATCGTTTGTTTATATGTTAATGACATGTTGATAATGAGCAAAAGTATGACAGATATAAATGCTGCAAAATGCATGTTGGCTTGCAAATTCgacatgaaagacttaggagttgctgaTGTGATCTTAGGAATCAGAATTCACAAGACTCCACAAGGTCTAGCATTATCATAG